In the genome of Aulosira sp. FACHB-615, the window TTTGCCTGTTGACTGGGCAAGAACGCAAAATAATCTCGCCAATGCCTACAAGGAGAGAATCAACGCAGACAAGGCTGAGAATATCGAAAATGCCATTGCTGCTTATAATGCTGCTTTAACTGTCTACACCAGAGAAGCTTTGCCTCAAGATTGGGCAAGAACGCAAAATAATCTCGCCAATGCCTACAAGGAGAGAATCAAAGGAGACAGGGCTGAAAACATCGAAATTGCCATCGCGGCTTGTAATGCTGCTTTAACTGTCTACACTAGAGAAGCTTTGCCTCAAGATTGGGCAAGAACGCAACATAATTTTGCAAACGCCTACAGGGAGAGAATCAAAGGAGACAGAGCAGAGAACATCGAAATTGCCATCGCGGCTTGTAATGCTGCTTTAACTGTCAGAACTAAGGAATCTTTGCCTTTTGAATGGGCAATGACGCAAAATAGTCTCGCACTTGCATACAGGGAGAGAATCAAAGGAGACAAGGCAGAGAGCATCGAAATTGCCATTGCGGCTTGTAATGCTGCTTTAACTGTCAGAACTAAAGAATCTTTGCCTGTTGACTGGGCAACAACGCAATATAATCTTGCAACTGTCTACTGTTCTAGAATTCGTGAAGACAGGGCAGAAAACATCGAAATTGCGATCACTGCTTACAATGCCGCTTTAACTGTCTACACCAGGGAAGCTTTGCCTGTGGAGTGGGCAGTGACGCAAAGTAATCTCGCCATTGCCTACAGGGAGAGAATCAAAGGAGACAGGGCTGAGAACATCGAAAATGCCATCACTGCTTGTACTGCTGCTTTGACTGTCTATACCAGAGAAACTTTGCCTGTGGAGTGGGCAGTGACGCAAAATAATCTCGCTGCTGCCTACAGCGATAGAATTAAAGGAGACAGGGCTGGGAACATCGAAAATGCCATCACTGCTTTTACTGTGACTTCAACTGTCTACACCAGGGAAACTTTGCCTTTTGAATGGGCAATGACGCAAAATAATCTCGCCATTGCCTACAGCAAGAGAATCAAAGGAGACAGGGCTGAGAACATCGAAAATGCCATCGCTGCTTGTATTACTGCTTTAACTGTCTACACCAGAGAAGCTTTGCCTTTTGAATGGGCAATGACGCAAAATAATCTCGCCATTGCCTACAGCAAGAGAATCAAAGGAGACAGGGCTGAGAACATCGAGAATGCCATTGCTGCTTATACTGCGGCTTTAACTGTCCACACCAGAGAAGCTTTGCCTTTTGAATGGGCAATGACGCAAAATAATCTCGCCATTGCCTACAGCGATAGAATCAAAGGAGACAGAGCTGAGAATATTGAAATAGCGATCGCTGCTTATACTGCGGTTTTAAATGTTAGAACTAGGGAAGCTTTGCCTCAAAACCATGCAGAAACTTTGTTCGCACTGGGAATTACTTACCAAGACGCAAACCAGTTTGACTTAGCATACAGTACTTTTAAGTCTGCCATTGATACAGTAGAATTTTTACGAGAAGAAATAATATCTGGTGAAGAAAGCAAACAAAAACAAGCAGAGAAGTTTAATAAAGTTTATAGCTGCATGGTCGAAGTTTGCTTAGAATTAAGTAACATTACCGAAGCAATTGAATATGTTGAACGCAGTAAAACCCGCAATTTAGTTGAACAAATCCTCGAACGTGACGCTAAAACCATCTTCCCTTCAGATATTGTCACTCAACTAGAAACATACAGGGATGAAATAGCAGTAGGACAATATCAAATCCAAAATGGTAAAGCGGAAAATCCTCAAGACTTAGCAAAACATCTCCAACAAAAGCGAAAGCAGCGTAATGAATTACAAGATAAATATTTACCTATTGGTTCTAGTTTCAAGTTTGATAAATTTCCAGAAACTTTAGATGAAAACATTACAATTATAGAATGGTACATTGCCACAGATAGAATCCTCGCTTTTATCATCAAACCTCACGGACAACACTTGACAGTTTGGCAATCACAATCAGAAGATTTAGATGCTTTAATCAATTGGATAAATGAATATCTAGCCGACTACGATGAATATAGGCAAAAAATCAATGACAAATGGCAGAATCAACTAGAAACACGCCTGAACAAGTTAGCAGAAATTCTGCACATTGAAGAAATATTAGCCCACATCCCCGAACAATGCCCAAGATTAATCCTCATTCCTCATCGCTACTTACACCTATTCCCTCTCCATGCTTTACCAGTCAAATCATCATACTTAATTGACTTATTTCCCAAAGGCGTAAGCTATGCACCTAGTTGTCAAATTTTACAACAAGTGCAACAACGCCAACGTCATGATTTTCAATCTCTATTTGCAATTCAAAACCCCACAGAAGACCTAAATTATACTGATTTAGAAGTACAAGTTATTCAAAGCTACTTTAATACTTCCACTGTCCTGAGAAAAACAGCAGCGACTCTCACGGCAATTAATAACTCTAGCTTAAATACTTACCATTGCGCTCACTTTAGCTGTCACGGGTATTTTAACTTAACAAATGCAAGTAAATCAGCCTTAATTTTAGCAAATGTACCCGTCACAGCCGCACCAACGAAACAGGATTCCGAACATTATATGAATGTAAGAGCAGGGGAAACTCACGATTTAGAAAAATGCCTTACCCTAGATAAAATCTTCAGCCTCAAATTGGAAAATTGTCGCCTCGTTACTCTTTCCGCTTGCGAAACTGGATTGATTGATTTTGAAAATACTAGTGATGAATATATTGGTTTGCCTAGTGGTTTTTTGTTAGCAGGAAGTAAAGCTGTAGTTAGCAGTTTATGGAAAGTAGAGGATTTATCTACAGCGTTTTTGATGATTAAATTTATTCAAAATTTAAAAGCTACTATGGTTGATAATGAAGATTTTTCTGTAGCAGTCGAACTTCAAAAAGCACAACTTTGGCTGAGAAATGCGACTACAAAAGAATTAAAGGTATGGATCAATAATTTAAAATCATCATCAGAGCAAGCCCAAAAAAGTTATGATACGCTGAATTGGTTTGATAGCAATGAAAAACCATTCCAAAATCCTGTATACTGGGCAGCCTTTTGTGCCATTGGACAGTAAATTGGGATGCTAATATTTGCTTGATTTATTTTGCTTTTCCCTTTGTAGTGGGCTTTGATTCCATTAATACTGTTGACTGGTTGCGACTAGCTTGAAGGGACTTGAATCTACGTGTAGCAATCGCTTGGAACACATCACTACAACCCCAACCAGCAAATGCACCTATAATCCCAAAAACCAGACTTAACATTACCGATAGGGCAAATGGATGCGGTTGAGAGGTTGTAAAAGGCAGATGTATTGGTATTGGTGGCTGTTGTTGAGGAATTATGTAGGCTGCGGTGCTAGAACCAATTCCCGCAGCACTTAAGCCAACACCCAGTATAGCGATAGTGGTTTGTAAATTGCGATCTCGCACTTGATCGCTTTCTTCTTTTTGGCGAAGAATTTCTTGGGTAGTGTGATCGCTCTCTGCTTGTTCAATTTCCACCCGTCCCTGAATGGCTGTCATTGCTTTTTCGAGTAAAGCGGCTCCCTTTTGGGAGTATGCTAAGTCAAATTGAATTTGTTCGATGAAAAGACGACAATCTTCATCGATAAAGCGGGTTAGGAAGCTAAGATTTTCTCCTGGAAGTCGGCTTTGAATATCCCCAATTTCTCGCCTATAGTTTTGGGCATTAATTTCAATTGTTAAATGATAGTTATCTAGTTCATTAATTAATTCCGAGAATGATAAATATTTTTGAGGTATATCTTTCAGGTATTGCTTGAATTGCTTTAATTCTGCTTCCTTAAGAGTTTTATCAACAGGTATTTCTCTGAATATTTTTTCAATATATGCTTGATTACTTTGATAATCTTGCCGAATCACCTGATAAACTTTCCGGCTGCGATGATAGGCGGCAACTGTTTTGTTGAAATAACAAAATAAATTGACAAACTTATTATAGTGATTGACAAATATTTCACTTGTTTCTGATTCGCAATATACCCAAACAAGTACATGGCAGTAATCTTTTTCTTGGGTAGGAAGACCATATTCAAATATGGGACTGCCAAATAGTTGACCTTCTTGGTTAAAGTCTGGGCAAGGGTAATTATTGGGGATAAATTCTCTTAAACAATTATCTGCTAACTCCCTTAATTGTTGACGATTTTGCGGTAATTTCCAAGGCAACCATTGTTTTTCGGGTGTGTACCAAACAGTCAATAGTATAGTTTGACCGAGGGAAACATCCATTTGGTTGGGCATTAAACACCCAGATGGGTTGAGAAGCTCTAAAAAGCTTAAGTCTACAGGGTTTGTCTTTTTATCGTTTTCATCAAATTCGGGACGACGCAAGTTTAAATTCAGGACATAGGTATCATGAATGCGGAGAGAAGTGACAAATCCAGCAATGGGCAATGGTGTACCATTTTGGTAAACTGTACTCTCAAATTGGAGAGATACATCATCGTCAGTTTTATCTTTCAGTAGGTCAACTCGATATCCATCATGTTCTTCTATTTCCAGTAGCTTGGTGACACCAAATTTTTGAGAGAGAATATGATTGCATTTATCCCAGAGTAAGTTAGGCTGATTGCTGTCTTTTAAATGAAAGGCAAACAAATGGACATTGGGAGCATAGATTTTGGCAGACATTTTTGTTAGCCGGGTTTGATAGTTATTGTTTATTTTGACTCTGGTTTTGTTGTTCGAGTTTATCTTTTACCTGTTGGCTTAATTCTTGGAAGAAGTTAGTAATACGCTTTGCATCATTGGGTTCGGAAGGTTTGACCTTTTTTACTTCTGCGCGATCTCTTGCTAAGTTCCTCAGTGCATCGCGGATAGGTCGTCGTGCTTTACACCATTCTCTAAGAATTTCATCAGCGTTTTCTGGGGGGTTATTCTCCAAAGGTGCTAGAGTTTGCAGCAAATCTTGAAGGTCATTAGGAGAAAATAGTTCGGGTTTAGTTTCAAGAAGAACGGGAAGTGCTTGGAGTAGGGGATCTGAGGTCATAGGATTTTCGATTTAAAATTTTGGGTTAATAATTTACTGGTGATATCCCTGTTTTAGTAGGATTGAGTGACACAAATTTACTTACCAATAGCACAAAAGGCTGCCCACCAATAGGGATTTTCAAATGGTTGCTCATCAGAATCAAACCAGTCTAGGCTTGACTCTATATTTTCAGCTTGCTCTGGTGTTAATTTTAGTTTACTTACCCATGCCTGTAATTCAGATGTAGTCGCATCTCGTAGCCAAATCTGTGCTTTTTGGAGTTCGACTCCTACTGAAAAATTTTCATTATCAGCCATAGCAGCTTTGAGATTTTGCAAGAATTTAATCATCAAAAATGCAGTGGAGAAATCATTTACTGTCCACAAACTACTTACCACGCTGGCGCTACCTGCATAGATAAAGCCACTGGGTAAGCCGATATATTCATCGCTGGTATTCTGGAAATCAATTAAACCAGTTTCGCAAGCGGAGAGAACCACAAGACGAGTTTGACGAAAATCGAAGGTGCGCTCAAATAAATTACCCAATGTTAAACATTTACTTAAGTCTACGGCTTCGGTATTAGATATTTTGAGAAATCTTTCGGGGTTAGCATCAGCAGGAATAGGCGAAACATAAGCATCGGCTAGTAGTAAGAAAGAATTTTGAGGAGAATTAAAGTTGAAAGAACCGTGACAAGAAAAGTGGAGATAATTCGCTTGTTTTAATTGTGTTGCTGTTTGGGATAAGGCAGCTTTTGTAGCTTGTTTTTTGATTAATACTTGATGGGAGGGGAAGTACGATAATATGGTTTCTACTTCCAAGTCAGTAAAATATAAGTCTTCTGTGGGGTTTTGAATCGCAAATAAAGATTGGAAATCATGACGTTTGCGTTGTTGTACCTGTTGCAGTAATTGACAACTGGGTGCATAGCTCACACCATAAGGAAATAAATCTAGAAGACAGCACGAATTTTCAGCATTTTGATTTACTGGTAGAGCATGAAGGGGTAATAAATGCAGGAATTGATGGGGAATTAAAATGAGTTGATGGCAGTGTTTTGATAACTGATTTATGATTGCAATTATTTCATCAATGTACAGGATTTCAGCTAAGTGCTTCAGTTCTAATTCTAAGCTATTCCTCCATTGGTCTTTTTGATTATAGTAATTCCGTAAATATTGCTTTCCCCAATTTACTAAAGCTTCTCTGTCTTCTGGTGAGGATTGCCAAATTTTTATTTCTCCTGTTTTGGTGATAATAAACGCCAGGATTTTTTCAGCCAGAATATACCACTCAATGATGACTGTATTCTCATTCAAACTAGCTTGAAATGAATGAAAATCGAAACCATAACCAACAGGTAAATAGCGGTTTTGCAATTCGTTACGTTGCTGTCGCAATTCTTGGAGACGTTTTGCTAAGTCTTGGGGATTTTCTGCTTTACCATTTTGGATTTGATATTGTCCTACGGCTATTTCATCTCTGTATATTTCTAGTTGAGTCACAACATCTGGAGGGAAGATGGTTTTAGCGTCGCGTTCGAGGATTTGTTCAACTAAATTACGAGTTTTACTCCGTTCAGCATATTCAATTGCTTCGGTAATGTTATTTAATTGCAAGCAAACTTCTACGATGCAGCTATAAACTTTGTTAAAATTCTCCGCTTGTTTGCGTTTGCTTTCTTCACCAGATACTATTTCTTCTCGTAAAGATTCTATAGTAACGATTGCAAACTCAAAAGTATTGTATGCTAAATCAAACTGGTTTACATCTTGGTAAGTTTTTCCCAGTGAGAACAATGTTTCTGCATGGTCTTGAGGTAAAGCTTCCCTAGTTCTGACAGTTAAAGCCGCAGTATATGCAGCGATCGCTTTTTCAAAATTCTCGGCTGGTTCTTCTGTAATTTTGACAGAGTAAACATTCCCCAAATTATTTTGCGTTATTGCCCAATCTTGGGGTGCAACCTCGCGGGTTCTCACTTCCAAAGCATATTCATAAGCCTTAATAGCCTTAATAGCAAGTTCAGTATTTTCTGCCGAATTTATCAGTATTTTTTTATAGTAAGCAGTACCTAAATGGTCTTGTGTTGCTGCCCATTGTTGGGGTGCAACCTCGCGGGTTCTCACTTCCAAAGCATTTGTGTAGGCATTGATTGCTTGTTCAAGATTTTCTGTAGGGTCTCCCTTAATTCTGTAATGATAAGCAATTCCCAGATGATTTTGTATCATTGCCCAATTTTGGGGTGAAACTTCGCGGGTTAAAACTTTCAAAGCATCTGTGTAGTGATTGATTGCTTGTTCGAGATTCTCTGCTTTGTCTCTTAGTATTCTGTTAGAGTAAGCATTGCCCAAATTATTTTGCGTTATTGCCCATTGTTGAGGCAAATCCTCACGGTTAAAAAATTCCAAGGCATTTGTGTAGGCATTGATTGCTTGTTCGAGATTCTCTGCTTTGTCTCCTATTATTCTGTTGGAGTAAGCATTAGCCAAATTATTTCGCGTTTCAGCCCATTGTTGAGGGAAAGTCTGACGAGTTCTAACTTCCAAAGCATATGTGCAGGCTTGGATTGCTCGTTCAATATTTTCTGCTTTGTTTCCTCGAATTCTGTCAATGTAGGCAAGTCCCAGATTATTTTGCGTCATTGCCCAATCAACAGGCAAAGCTTCTCTGGTTCTGACACTTAAAGCCGCAGTATATGCAGCGATCGCCTTTTCGATATTCTCTGCTTTGTCTCCTTTGATTCTCTCCCTGTAGGCATTAGCGAGATTATTTTGCGTTGCTGCCCAATCAACAGGCAAAGCTTCCTTGGTTCTGACACTTAAAGCCACTTCATAGCCAATAATAGCAATTTCCATCTTGTTGGCTTTGCTACCCAAGGAGAATTGCGCTAATAAATTGCTAAATTCAACAATAACTGCTGCTAAATATTCCGCCTCATCTGCTTCCAATTCCCGCAGTGTATTTGTCCCCCAATGACGTAGTATTTCTGCTAACACTCCGTCGAGTTTGTCTGTATTCTGTGCCATCAAGGGGTAAACTACCTGGGTATCACCTTCACTATCTGCGGTTGCTTGTAGTACCTGCATCAAGAATTGGAAATATGCTTGTATCTCCTCTTCACTCAGAGATTGCAAATCTACTTGAGTATCTAGATTCAACACTTCCCCTAGTTGCATTGCCAAATTTTGCAACCAATTCGCTGCATTCTCATCCCCTTGCTGTGAAAACATCTGTGCTACTGCTTCTACCGTCTGCAAGAAGCCAACATCCACTAATGGTTGGTTTTGTGCCAAAATCTCTCGAATTTCATCGTGACTATGGCAATTCAACAGGCATTGAATCAGGTTGAAATAGGCTTGCTGACGCTGTTCATTCATGGGTAAGGGCATGAGACGCAACATAATCAAGACAATGATTCAATAACAATACTCTAAATTCCAGAAAAGCGGAGAATTCCTTCACAGATGATACGTTTTTGACAAATAACCTCTTGATGAGTGTTTTTTACTTGTGAACAGACAATTACTGATTTTTCGATTGCCCACTACTAGTTTCAGGTAAAAATAGAATGCGATCGCATTTGTTATTTTGGCGATTGCTATATCTCCCAATCCTCAATCAACAAGTTATGAATGCGTTGAAATTCTCTAGTATTATGTGTGACTAGTGTTAAGTTATTGACTATTGCGATCGCGGCAATCTGCAAATCATAAGGCCCTATTGGTGTGCCAAAATTCATCAATTCTGCTCGGATAGTACCAAAAATTCGTGCTGCCCTGTCGTCAAAGGGTAAAGATACAAAATTGTTTAGAAATCCTTCTTGTAATGCTAAATTTCTTGTAGGATTATTACTTCGCATTGCCCCATAAAATAGTTCAGCTTTTACTACTGAACAAACAGCGATATCTGCTGGTGATAGCGATTCTAACCTTTGCCTCACGCCAGACATCGGACGGTTCAGATAAACAATGCAAGCATTAGTATCTAACAAATATCTCACTCTAAGGACTCCCTAGTGTCATATTCACCTTGGGGATATCTTTGGATTGGGTCATCTGCTAATGACCCTGCTGTTCGCTCAAAAAATCCTGGTGGCCACCCCAGTTCTTCAGGTGTTTTTGGGGTGGCGGATGGTTCTATCTGTTGATAAATCACTACGACTTCCATTTCTTTGTCTGTGATGCCAACGGGAATCTCAAGGTGCAAAATGCCGTCAGCCCCAACATGAGAACATAACTTTATACTTTGCATTACTGTTTTCTCCTGGTTCTGGGTTTATTGAGAATTGCGCGGTATTTCATCTATGATGCCGTATTCTCGCTCAACCACACTCAACAGCTTCTCTTCCACCGCCGTAAGATAAGGACGGTTCAGCTTCCCCAACGACTGCAACAGATTTTTGACTGTCTCCTCCAGTGAATCACAATATATTCTACTGATGCGATCGCACATCTCCTGCATCTGCTGGCATTCGGCAGGCAGATACTCAAAAGACCTTAAATGCTGCACCCCAAGCGTCACTTCACCATTCCAAGTTTTTACAGTACAACTAAAGTCATTCAATTGAGCGACAATCGCCCAACAACCCGCTTTACCCCTGAGTTCTGGATTATCTTTTGCAAGGATTTGGCAGACTTCACCGATTTGGTAACTGTTGGGTATTTTGGTACTCTCTATTATCCTTTGCACGACATCTTTAACAATGCGGCCAGTTGGCACTTTACCACCAGCTTCTTTGACTGCGGACTGCCAACAAGTAAGTTGTTCCTCTACTGTCAAAGGAACCAAGGGTCTAACTTGTCGTTCACTTGTTGGCAGAATTTGACAACCAATGGTTGTCAAATTTTCATCCGTCACATTTTGACAACCATTGGTTGTCAGATTTTCGTAAACACCAGCTGCGGCAATCAGATAATTTGACTGTTGCCGACTATGCCCAAATCTATCACGGCAATACTCCTCAAATGTGCGGTGAGTGGAACGATAGAGTTTGCGATCGCGTAATTCTGCCAAAGCCTTACCTGCCTCAAAAAACGCCCTCTCCACTTTTCGCTCAAGGTGCAGGCGATCGCTCTGCTCTTGCTCAGTTAATTCAGGAACTTCAACGGCAGAAACGTCAATAATTGCTGAAGCTGGGTTTTCTTGAAGGGAGATATCTGAGTTGGTCGATTCTGGATTGGGTGATGCGGAGATGGTGGCTTTCTTGCGCTTACGGGCTGGGTTGTTCATGAATCAGTTGTAATCAAACAGACCAAAAGCAAAGATTGGCAAGCTCTTTAATCATCATCCCCAGCAATCTCTTTTAAGGTTTCAAGGTTGAGACATTTGGAACGAATTAACCTCTCAATTACTTCTGCTCTAGTTAATTCCATCTGTTCAGCTATAGCATCAACAAGCTCAATCGCTGTTGGGGTCAACATGATTTGAACCCTTTGCTTGCTTTCACCCCATTTTCCTGGCTTAACTCGATAATCTTTTGGCACTAGCGTTTTAACCATATCAATACCTACACATATATTCAACCAGATTTGATTATATACATACTTGACGATGTGTGTATGTGTGTATATCATAAAAGTATCAAAAAGCAAAAGACGACCGCCCTCGCCTTGGAAACTTGTGCGCTCGTCTTTTGATCCTTTAACAGGAAATATAATTATGACTCATAACATTTACACCCAACAACAGCTACGCTGCAAATCCCTACCCCAGCTAAAGCAAACCTACAGCGAAATCGGCTGCACAACCACAGTAAACGATAGACGATGCAAGGATTCGTGGAGAAGTGCCATCGCCTCTTACCAAGAAAGCAAACTCCAGAAGGTTGACGAGCAGGACATAGCGCAAGGCGAGTTCAACGGGTACATCGCAGACCAAGCTCAGGCGGTTGCACCGGAAGAATTAACAGTAAGAGAAATTTCTTTTTACGAACACGAGATTTACTGCGGCACACAACTGATTGCCAGCATCACCTACGACTGCGCTGACTTTGTAACGCAACCTTGGATAGTCACGGTGGCTGGAGTAGAGAAATTCCGTGCCAACACCTGGGCGCGATGCCAACGCTACATCCAATGGCATCACAAAAATGGAACGCTCAACGAAGAATTCCTAGCACCACCAAGCCAAGCAACACAACCAGAACAATCAGAACCAGAAGAAACCTGCACAACTGGCAATGAAATCATGGCGCAGATTTTCGATGCCTGTGAACAGCACGGATTAGAACTGCTCGAAGACGGCATTTACAAACAAGACGTAAAACTCGGACAAGCAGGCTGCACCAATGGCAACTGGTGGTTCACAAGCGCATCCCAAGTCAAACCAGAGAAAGTCTTTTGTGACTCTGTTAAAGATGCTGTTTGGTTATTGCAAATCCCGGATGAATTACCAACGGCTAACGAATATCTGCAATATCATCCGCTTGAGCAGTTGTCGTCAAGGGAATTGCAGGGGTTGTTTGAGGCGAGGGCGTTACTGGCTGTGTAGGGAGAAAGTGGGCTTGGATGCCCACTAATTTATGTGACGTACCAGTTTTAAATGTAGCTATCAGCACGCGCATCAACCTCAGTAATTTTGTCCCAATCTCTCATTAATCAACTTCATTTACCAACAAAGCTTTAACCATGAACAGAACATGGCGCAAATGGGAACCAGAGGAAATAGAAGTCCTCGAAGAAATGTCAGAAGCTTACACCCTTAGACAAATTGCGCGTCGGCTCAAAAGACACGGTTATCAACGTACAACCGAGGGGATTAATAAAAAACTGAATCGCTTGGGCTACTCCACCCGTACAACTCTAGACAACTATAGCTGCAACCAAATCGCCAAAACTCTTTGTGTGGATTCCTCGACTGTGGCGGGATGGGTAAAACGTGGCTGGTTTGTGGGAAAACAACGCTCTGCAACGCATTTTCAAGTTAAAAGTCAGGATTTGAAACGATTTCTCAAAAATCCCCCCCGCAGAATCAAAAATCTGATTGCCTCATTAGATCAACTCGCAATTAAAACTTTGGTTGGGTAAACATTATGTCCTGTGCAATCATCACCCTGGAAAAATGCTGGTATTTGTCGCCACCTTGGAGTCAACAAATGCCATCGCTGGAAGTGAACTTGTCCGAGAAAGTCTATCTCACCGATTCTGGAACATTCGGCTACTGCTGCGGGGTGTTGTGGCAGGACACAGGATGGGTTTATGCGGTCAACTGCGAACGCTCCATCACATATTTCACCAAACACGAGATTATCGGTACTGGACAGTTACAGTCCACATATTTGAGAAAACCTGCATTCGTGTTGGGAGAGCGCGTCATGCTTCGCTTCGATAGCCACGCCACAAAGCAACGTTTGATTCTGGGGATTGTTTTGGTGAATAACGCTTGGTTTTACGTTGTCGAGCTTATGTCCCCAGCTTTGGTTCGACCACTGGCTGCACCTGTGCGTTTTCCGTTGGTGGGCGAAACAGATTTAATTCGAGTTTGTATGTAAGTATTTTTTAACAGGGAGCAACGATTATGTCACAAATCGAAATCGCTCAAATTATTGACCAGATAAAACAAGAAATCACTGTTGATGCTAATGGCCAGGGTAAAGCCAGTATTCGGGCAACAGCCAGATTAGCTGATATCAACGACGCTGGACTCTTGAGAAGCTTGAAAACTGCTGCTGACATTTCTCACTCTAAATTAGTTGAAAAGCTTGTCCGTAAACGGTTTGAGTGTGCTGACATTTTAGGATGGTCACAGTCTGGTATCCCTGATGTAGCTGTTGCCGCAATACTT includes:
- a CDS encoding DUF1392 family protein, with translation MSCAIITLEKCWYLSPPWSQQMPSLEVNLSEKVYLTDSGTFGYCCGVLWQDTGWVYAVNCERSITYFTKHEIIGTGQLQSTYLRKPAFVLGERVMLRFDSHATKQRLILGIVLVNNAWFYVVELMSPALVRPLAAPVRFPLVGETDLIRVCM
- a CDS encoding PIN domain-containing protein, whose amino-acid sequence is MRYLLDTNACIVYLNRPMSGVRQRLESLSPADIAVCSVVKAELFYGAMRSNNPTRNLALQEGFLNNFVSLPFDDRAARIFGTIRAELMNFGTPIGPYDLQIAAIAIVNNLTLVTHNTREFQRIHNLLIEDWEI
- a CDS encoding CHAT domain-containing protein; the protein is MLRLMPLPMNEQRQQAYFNLIQCLLNCHSHDEIREILAQNQPLVDVGFLQTVEAVAQMFSQQGDENAANWLQNLAMQLGEVLNLDTQVDLQSLSEEEIQAYFQFLMQVLQATADSEGDTQVVYPLMAQNTDKLDGVLAEILRHWGTNTLRELEADEAEYLAAVIVEFSNLLAQFSLGSKANKMEIAIIGYEVALSVRTKEALPVDWAATQNNLANAYRERIKGDKAENIEKAIAAYTAALSVRTREALPVDWAMTQNNLGLAYIDRIRGNKAENIERAIQACTYALEVRTRQTFPQQWAETRNNLANAYSNRIIGDKAENLEQAINAYTNALEFFNREDLPQQWAITQNNLGNAYSNRILRDKAENLEQAINHYTDALKVLTREVSPQNWAMIQNHLGIAYHYRIKGDPTENLEQAINAYTNALEVRTREVAPQQWAATQDHLGTAYYKKILINSAENTELAIKAIKAYEYALEVRTREVAPQDWAITQNNLGNVYSVKITEEPAENFEKAIAAYTAALTVRTREALPQDHAETLFSLGKTYQDVNQFDLAYNTFEFAIVTIESLREEIVSGEESKRKQAENFNKVYSCIVEVCLQLNNITEAIEYAERSKTRNLVEQILERDAKTIFPPDVVTQLEIYRDEIAVGQYQIQNGKAENPQDLAKRLQELRQQRNELQNRYLPVGYGFDFHSFQASLNENTVIIEWYILAEKILAFIITKTGEIKIWQSSPEDREALVNWGKQYLRNYYNQKDQWRNSLELELKHLAEILYIDEIIAIINQLSKHCHQLILIPHQFLHLLPLHALPVNQNAENSCCLLDLFPYGVSYAPSCQLLQQVQQRKRHDFQSLFAIQNPTEDLYFTDLEVETILSYFPSHQVLIKKQATKAALSQTATQLKQANYLHFSCHGSFNFNSPQNSFLLLADAYVSPIPADANPERFLKISNTEAVDLSKCLTLGNLFERTFDFRQTRLVVLSACETGLIDFQNTSDEYIGLPSGFIYAGSASVVSSLWTVNDFSTAFLMIKFLQNLKAAMADNENFSVGVELQKAQIWLRDATTSELQAWVSKLKLTPEQAENIESSLDWFDSDEQPFENPYWWAAFCAIGK
- a CDS encoding CHAT domain-containing protein — encoded protein: MTQNSLALAYRERIKGDKAESIEIAIAACNAALTVRTKESLPVDWATTQYNLATVYCSRIREDRAENIEIAITAYNAALTVYTREALPVEWAVTQSNLAIAYRERIKGDRAENIENAITACTAALTVYTRETLPVEWAVTQNNLAAAYSDRIKGDRAGNIENAITAFTVTSTVYTRETLPFEWAMTQNNLAIAYSKRIKGDRAENIENAIAACITALTVYTREALPFEWAMTQNNLAIAYSKRIKGDRAENIENAIAAYTAALTVHTREALPFEWAMTQNNLAIAYSDRIKGDRAENIEIAIAAYTAVLNVRTREALPQNHAETLFALGITYQDANQFDLAYSTFKSAIDTVEFLREEIISGEESKQKQAEKFNKVYSCMVEVCLELSNITEAIEYVERSKTRNLVEQILERDAKTIFPSDIVTQLETYRDEIAVGQYQIQNGKAENPQDLAKHLQQKRKQRNELQDKYLPIGSSFKFDKFPETLDENITIIEWYIATDRILAFIIKPHGQHLTVWQSQSEDLDALINWINEYLADYDEYRQKINDKWQNQLETRLNKLAEILHIEEILAHIPEQCPRLILIPHRYLHLFPLHALPVKSSYLIDLFPKGVSYAPSCQILQQVQQRQRHDFQSLFAIQNPTEDLNYTDLEVQVIQSYFNTSTVLRKTAATLTAINNSSLNTYHCAHFSCHGYFNLTNASKSALILANVPVTAAPTKQDSEHYMNVRAGETHDLEKCLTLDKIFSLKLENCRLVTLSACETGLIDFENTSDEYIGLPSGFLLAGSKAVVSSLWKVEDLSTAFLMIKFIQNLKATMVDNEDFSVAVELQKAQLWLRNATTKELKVWINNLKSSSEQAQKSYDTLNWFDSNEKPFQNPVYWAAFCAIGQ
- a CDS encoding ribbon-helix-helix protein, CopG family; this encodes MVKTLVPKDYRVKPGKWGESKQRVQIMLTPTAIELVDAIAEQMELTRAEVIERLIRSKCLNLETLKEIAGDDD